The Geothrix oryzae DNA window CACGACAGCGTCCTCGACGGGCCCTGGAGCCGCGTGGTGGACGAGGCCGAGAACCGCTTCCATGTGCAGCGGGCCACCATCCACTCCCTGCTGTCGCAGTCCTGAGTCTTCAGTCTTCAGTCATCGATCCCCGAGGTTGTGATGCCCCTGTCCCCCAATCCCTACGCCGCCCTCAAGGAAGCCTCCCGCTATGTCCGCCTGTTCCGCGGCAAGACCTTCGTGGTGAAGGTCGGGGGCGAGGTGCTGACGGAACCCAAGATCCGCAAGGCCCTCTGCGAGCAGATCGCCCTGCTCTGGTCCTTCTCCATCCGCGTGGTGGTGGTGCATGGCGGCGGGGCCGAGCTGGACGCCGTCTGCAAGGCCATGCACATCCCCGTGCAGAAGGTGGCGGGTCGCCGCGTGACGAGCCCCGAGGTGCTGGATGCCGCCAAGATGGTCTTCGCGGGCCAGGTCCACATGGACCTCCTGGCGGACCTGCAGGCCGCGGGGGTTCCCGCCGTGGGCCTCACGGGCCTCGATGCCGGCCTGCTGAAAGCCAGCAAGCGGCCGCCGGTGGCCGTGGTGCCGGACGGCGCCACCGAACCCCAGCTGGTGGACTTCGGCCTGGTGGGCGACATCGACGCCGTGGATCCCCATGTCCTCAGCCACCTGCTGGACGGCGGCTTCGTGCCCGTGGTGGCGCCCCTGTCCGGCGGCGAGGACGGCGCCATCTACAACACCAATGCCGACACCATCGCGTCGAGCCTGGCCTCGGCCCTGGGCGCCGAAAAGCTCTTCTTCCTGCTTTCCGTGCCGGGCCTGCTGAAGGATGTCGCCAAGACCTCCTCCCTCATTCCCCACGCCACCCTGGATCAGCTCGCGGCCTTCGAGGCCAAGGGCATCATCAGCGGCGGCATGCGGCCCAAGGCGGCGGCGGTGAAGGCGGCGATCCAGGGCGGCGTTCCCAGCGTCCACCTGGTCAGCGGCCTCGCGCCGGACGCCCTGCTGGCGGAGGTCTTCACCAACGAGGGCAGCGGGACGATGATCGTGGCCGCCCAGCCCGCCACCGGATCTTTGGCCGCGCCCGCCGGCGGAGCCAAGCCATGAGCCCCGCCGAACTGCTGACGCTCCTGGTCGGCACGCCCAGCGTGTCCGGCGAGGAGGGCCCCCTGGCCGACCTCGTGCAGAGCCTGGTCGCGGCGCAGGGCTTCGAGGTCCACCGGCAGGGGAACAACCTCTGGTTCACCTTCGGGAAGCCGGGCGGGTCGCGCCTGCTGCTCAACTCGCACCTCGACACGGTGCCCCCCAGCACCGGCTGGGAGGGCGATCCCTTCACGCCCGTCTGGCACGGTCCGCGGCTTCAGGGCCTGGGCGCCAACGATGCCAAGGGCTGCGTGGCGGCCATCCTGTTGGCGGCCTTCGAGCTCTCGAAGCGGCCGTTGGAAGGCGAAGTCGTGGTGGCGCTCAGCGCCGAAGAGGAAACCGGAGGCCAGGGCATCGCCACCATCCTCGATCAGCTGGGCCCCCTCGATGGCGCCGTCGTGGGTGAACCCACGGGCCTGCGCATCTGCGCCGCCCAGCGGGGCCTGCTGGTGCTGAAGTGCACGGCCCGGGGCCAGAGCGGCCATGTGGCCCACGCCCAGATGCTGGGTGCCGAGAACGCCATCCACAAGGCGGCCCGGGACATCTCCAGGATCGCCGCCATGGACTTCCCGGCCCATCCGCTGCTGGGCTCCCAGAAGGCCCAGGTCACGCAGATCCAGGGCGGGTTGCGGCGCAACCAGGTGCCGGATGCCTGCGAGTTCTTCATCGACCTCCGCACGGGACCCGACCAGGACCACGACGAGCTGGCCGCCGACTTCCAGCGCCAGTTGGAAAGCGAAGTGACCCTGCACTCCAAGCGCTACCTCCCCAAGGGCACCGATCCCGCCCATCCCATCGTCCGCGCGGCCCTGCAGGCCGCCGGCAAGGCGGGGCCCGTGGGCTCGGGCACGACCTCGGACTGGGCCTTCCTCGGCGACATCCCGGCCGTGAAAGCGGGGCCCGGCGACACCTTCCGCAGCCACCGGCCCAACGAATACCTGACCCTCCCCGAACTCGAGTCCGGCGCCGCCTTTTACGCCTCTCTCGTCCCGGCTTTCTTCAAGATGCAGGTGCCGCATGAGGCCTGAAGCCACCACCCTCTGGGCCAAGGACCTGCCCCTGGACGCGGCCATCCACCGCTTCACCGTGGGCGAGGACCCCGATACGGACCTGTCCCTCCTGGCCTGGGATGCCCTGGGCAGCGCTGCGCACGCGAAGATGCTGGCGGCCCAGGGCCTCATCCCCGAGGCCGATGCCGTCTCCCTGGTGCGGGGTCTGCGGCGCATCGCCAACCTGGCCCGCCAGGGCGCCTTCCCCATCCCGCCCCACATGGAGGATGGCCACACGGCCATCGAGGCCGACCTCACGCGCAATCTGGGGCCCGCGGGCGCCCGCATCCACCTGGGCCGGTCCCGGAACGACCAGGTGATCCTCGCCCTGCGCCTCTACCTGCGGAACGCCCTGGTGACCCTCGGCCTCCGGGTGGCCGACCTCGCCGAGGGCTTCCTCACCTTCGCCCGCGCCCACCAGGACACGCCCCTGCCGGGCTACACCCACCTGCGGCGGGCCATGCCCAGCACCTTCGGCCTCTGGGGCGCGGCCTTCGCCGAGGGCCTCCTGGAGGAGCTCGAGGCCCTGCAGGGCGTCTACGGGCGCCTGGACCGCTGCCCGCTGGGATCGGCCGCCGGCTTCGGCGTGCCCCTGCCCATCGACCGAGAGCTCACCGCCAGCCTGCTGGGCTTCTCGAAGGTGCAGCGCAGCCCCATCGATGTGCAGAACAGCCGGGGCCGCCACGAGACCGCCGTGCTCCAGTGGGCAGCCTCCACCGGCGGCGTGCTCGAGAAGTTCCTGTGGGATGTCTCGCTCTTCAGCACCGAGGAATTCGGCTTCCTCAAGCTGCCGGACGCCTTCACCACCGGATCCAGCATCATGCCCCAGAAGAAGAACCCCGATGTGGTGGAGCTGGCCCGGGGCCGCTGCCGGGAGCTGCGCGGCACCGCGGCCCTCATCGACCAGATCGCCGCGGGCCTGCCCTCCAGCTACCACCGCGACCTGCA harbors:
- the argB gene encoding acetylglutamate kinase, with translation MPLSPNPYAALKEASRYVRLFRGKTFVVKVGGEVLTEPKIRKALCEQIALLWSFSIRVVVVHGGGAELDAVCKAMHIPVQKVAGRRVTSPEVLDAAKMVFAGQVHMDLLADLQAAGVPAVGLTGLDAGLLKASKRPPVAVVPDGATEPQLVDFGLVGDIDAVDPHVLSHLLDGGFVPVVAPLSGGEDGAIYNTNADTIASSLASALGAEKLFFLLSVPGLLKDVAKTSSLIPHATLDQLAAFEAKGIISGGMRPKAAAVKAAIQGGVPSVHLVSGLAPDALLAEVFTNEGSGTMIVAAQPATGSLAAPAGGAKP
- a CDS encoding M20/M25/M40 family metallo-hydrolase — its product is MSPAELLTLLVGTPSVSGEEGPLADLVQSLVAAQGFEVHRQGNNLWFTFGKPGGSRLLLNSHLDTVPPSTGWEGDPFTPVWHGPRLQGLGANDAKGCVAAILLAAFELSKRPLEGEVVVALSAEEETGGQGIATILDQLGPLDGAVVGEPTGLRICAAQRGLLVLKCTARGQSGHVAHAQMLGAENAIHKAARDISRIAAMDFPAHPLLGSQKAQVTQIQGGLRRNQVPDACEFFIDLRTGPDQDHDELAADFQRQLESEVTLHSKRYLPKGTDPAHPIVRAALQAAGKAGPVGSGTTSDWAFLGDIPAVKAGPGDTFRSHRPNEYLTLPELESGAAFYASLVPAFFKMQVPHEA
- the argH gene encoding argininosuccinate lyase → MRPEATTLWAKDLPLDAAIHRFTVGEDPDTDLSLLAWDALGSAAHAKMLAAQGLIPEADAVSLVRGLRRIANLARQGAFPIPPHMEDGHTAIEADLTRNLGPAGARIHLGRSRNDQVILALRLYLRNALVTLGLRVADLAEGFLTFARAHQDTPLPGYTHLRRAMPSTFGLWGAAFAEGLLEELEALQGVYGRLDRCPLGSAAGFGVPLPIDRELTASLLGFSKVQRSPIDVQNSRGRHETAVLQWAASTGGVLEKFLWDVSLFSTEEFGFLKLPDAFTTGSSIMPQKKNPDVVELARGRCRELRGTAALIDQIAAGLPSSYHRDLQLLKRPLVHGLRSADDLFAVLKPLLPALQVQAEAAAAASSDDLYAAHQAYVFVQEGLPFREAYRKVAQQLQDGTFAPDRAALTATHLGGAGNLALDDLAAELAAARGWIEAKQQIHARAEESLWAH